A region of Polyodon spathula isolate WHYD16114869_AA chromosome 4, ASM1765450v1, whole genome shotgun sequence DNA encodes the following proteins:
- the LOC121314932 gene encoding Krueppel-like factor 10 isoform X1 encodes MLNFMASPFQQSVDIEEAMERVTRTRHNSECSWSSTTEKGDIEAVEALMSMSCRWKAGPKRYSELRPLTPSSDMSEEMEDSLMPGPGDFHASPFCMTPPYSPPNFEVSQKCAQTTPVSQTVPFRMPELGKPMAVNVNSSQGERHSVETSSVPVKQQKAQATSVIRHTADAFPCSRSSLPVKIESTLVEQTDACWGPSPKSSSKEKKRLPCASVLPIRTLPAPVSQDLVLRQFVCSSPPVITPSAMAGPLSAAVSMPQGSVIVPSSSVNPVGVSPMPVICQMLPVPSTANPSVTAIVANTPAKQQAAMCQPLMFIGTAVPKGSLMFVVPHSVIPKQLTTTPNGTKLSPIAPAPGFSIPVQKMTPQTDQSRIRSHICSHPGCEKTYFKSSHLKAHMRTHTGEKPFSCSWEGCDRKFARSDELSRHRRTHTGEKRFACPMCDRCFMRSDHLTKHTRRHLSAKKLPSWQMEVSRLRDFIMSPASAQ; translated from the exons ATGCTTAATTTCATGGCTTCGCCTTTCCAGCAGTCAGTTGACATA GAAGAAGCAATGGAGCGTGTCACTAGGACTCGGCACAACAGCGAGTGCTCCTGGAGCAGCACCACAGAGAAGGGGGACATTGAGGCGGTCGAGGCCCTGATGTCCATGAGCTGCAGGTGGAAAGCAGGCCCGAAGAGGTACTCGGAGCTCAGGCCCCTCACACCCTCCTCTGACATGTCAGAGGAGATGGAGGACTCTCTGATGCCTGGCCCTGGCGATTTTCATGCTTCGCCATTT tgcaTGACACCACCCTACAGTCCTCCGAACTTCGAGGTATCTCAGAAGTGTGCGCAGACAACACCAGTGTCACAGACAGTCCCATTTAGAATGCCTGAATTAGGAAAGCCCATGGCAGTCAATGTGAATTCTTCCCAAGGTGAAAGGCATTCAGTGGAGACATCATCTGTGCCGGTTAAACAACAGAAGGCTCAGGCAACAAGTGTCATTCGTCACACTGCAGACGCCTTTCCCTGCAGCCGCAGTTCCCTTCCAGTAAAGATAGAGAGCACTCTTGTAGAACAGACAGATGCGTGCTGGGGTCCATCTCCAAAGAGCAGCAGCAAAGAGAAAAAGAGACTGCCTTGTGCATCAGTGCTTCCAATCAGAACATTGCCAGCACCTGTCAGTCAAGATCTGGTATTACGGCAGTTTGTATGTTCTTCTCCTCCAGTTATTACACCATCTGCAATGGCTGGGCCCCTATCTGCAGCTGTCAGCATGCCACAGGGCTCTGTAATAGTACCCTCATCCTCAGTGAACCCTGTTGGAGTCTCACCAATGCCTGTCATTTGCCAGATGCTCCCTGTCCCCTCTACAGCCAACCCCTCGGTCACAGCCATCGTGGCTAATACTCCAGCCAAACAGCAGGCAGCCATGTGCCAGCCCTTGATGTTTATAGGAACCGCGGTCCCAAAGGGCTCCCTCATGTTTGTTGTCCCTCATTCGGTGATCCCCAAGCAGCTAACAACGACCCCCAACGGCACCAAGCTGTCCCCAATCGCTCCTGCCCCAGGGTTCAGCATCCCGGTGCAGAAGATGACCCCCCAGACTGACCAGTCAAGGATCCGCAGTCACATCTGCAGCCACCCTGGTTGTGAAAAGACCTACTTCAAGAGCTCTCACCTCAAGGCCCACATGAGAACACACACAG gtGAAAAGCCCTTCAGCTGCAGCTGGGAGGGATGCGACAGGAAGTTTGCCCGTTCAGATGAACTGTCCCGGCACCGGCGGACTCACACAGGTGAGAAAAGGTTTGCCTGCCCAATGTGCGACCGGTGCTTCATGAGGAGTGACCACCTCACCAAGCACACACGTCGCCACTTATCTGCCAAGAAACTACCCAGCTGGCAAATGGAAGTGAGCCGACTACGTGACTTCATTATGTCCCCTGCATCAGCACAGTGA
- the LOC121314932 gene encoding Krueppel-like factor 10 isoform X2, with product MERVTRTRHNSECSWSSTTEKGDIEAVEALMSMSCRWKAGPKRYSELRPLTPSSDMSEEMEDSLMPGPGDFHASPFCMTPPYSPPNFEVSQKCAQTTPVSQTVPFRMPELGKPMAVNVNSSQGERHSVETSSVPVKQQKAQATSVIRHTADAFPCSRSSLPVKIESTLVEQTDACWGPSPKSSSKEKKRLPCASVLPIRTLPAPVSQDLVLRQFVCSSPPVITPSAMAGPLSAAVSMPQGSVIVPSSSVNPVGVSPMPVICQMLPVPSTANPSVTAIVANTPAKQQAAMCQPLMFIGTAVPKGSLMFVVPHSVIPKQLTTTPNGTKLSPIAPAPGFSIPVQKMTPQTDQSRIRSHICSHPGCEKTYFKSSHLKAHMRTHTGEKPFSCSWEGCDRKFARSDELSRHRRTHTGEKRFACPMCDRCFMRSDHLTKHTRRHLSAKKLPSWQMEVSRLRDFIMSPASAQ from the exons ATGGAGCGTGTCACTAGGACTCGGCACAACAGCGAGTGCTCCTGGAGCAGCACCACAGAGAAGGGGGACATTGAGGCGGTCGAGGCCCTGATGTCCATGAGCTGCAGGTGGAAAGCAGGCCCGAAGAGGTACTCGGAGCTCAGGCCCCTCACACCCTCCTCTGACATGTCAGAGGAGATGGAGGACTCTCTGATGCCTGGCCCTGGCGATTTTCATGCTTCGCCATTT tgcaTGACACCACCCTACAGTCCTCCGAACTTCGAGGTATCTCAGAAGTGTGCGCAGACAACACCAGTGTCACAGACAGTCCCATTTAGAATGCCTGAATTAGGAAAGCCCATGGCAGTCAATGTGAATTCTTCCCAAGGTGAAAGGCATTCAGTGGAGACATCATCTGTGCCGGTTAAACAACAGAAGGCTCAGGCAACAAGTGTCATTCGTCACACTGCAGACGCCTTTCCCTGCAGCCGCAGTTCCCTTCCAGTAAAGATAGAGAGCACTCTTGTAGAACAGACAGATGCGTGCTGGGGTCCATCTCCAAAGAGCAGCAGCAAAGAGAAAAAGAGACTGCCTTGTGCATCAGTGCTTCCAATCAGAACATTGCCAGCACCTGTCAGTCAAGATCTGGTATTACGGCAGTTTGTATGTTCTTCTCCTCCAGTTATTACACCATCTGCAATGGCTGGGCCCCTATCTGCAGCTGTCAGCATGCCACAGGGCTCTGTAATAGTACCCTCATCCTCAGTGAACCCTGTTGGAGTCTCACCAATGCCTGTCATTTGCCAGATGCTCCCTGTCCCCTCTACAGCCAACCCCTCGGTCACAGCCATCGTGGCTAATACTCCAGCCAAACAGCAGGCAGCCATGTGCCAGCCCTTGATGTTTATAGGAACCGCGGTCCCAAAGGGCTCCCTCATGTTTGTTGTCCCTCATTCGGTGATCCCCAAGCAGCTAACAACGACCCCCAACGGCACCAAGCTGTCCCCAATCGCTCCTGCCCCAGGGTTCAGCATCCCGGTGCAGAAGATGACCCCCCAGACTGACCAGTCAAGGATCCGCAGTCACATCTGCAGCCACCCTGGTTGTGAAAAGACCTACTTCAAGAGCTCTCACCTCAAGGCCCACATGAGAACACACACAG gtGAAAAGCCCTTCAGCTGCAGCTGGGAGGGATGCGACAGGAAGTTTGCCCGTTCAGATGAACTGTCCCGGCACCGGCGGACTCACACAGGTGAGAAAAGGTTTGCCTGCCCAATGTGCGACCGGTGCTTCATGAGGAGTGACCACCTCACCAAGCACACACGTCGCCACTTATCTGCCAAGAAACTACCCAGCTGGCAAATGGAAGTGAGCCGACTACGTGACTTCATTATGTCCCCTGCATCAGCACAGTGA